DNA sequence from the Sphingomonas bisphenolicum genome:
GACAGACACAAGGGTAGAGTAGATCAGTCCGCACCCTTCGGCTTGGGCTTGGCCGCCTTGACGGTCTTGGTGACCGGTTCGCCGGCCTTGCCTTCCAGCGCGTCGAGCCGCGCCTTGAGCAGTTCGACTTCCTCGCGCGCGGCGGCGGCCATCGCCTTGACCGCGTCGAATTCCTCGCGCGACACGAATTCCATGCCGCCGATCCATTCCTTCGCCCGTTCGCGCGCGTTGGTTTCGAATTCGCGCCCCATGCCCGCCACGGTGCCGGCGGCGCCGTTCACCAGCTTGGCGAGATCGTCGAAAAAGCGGTTTTCGCTCTGCATTGCCTTATCCTCTGTGCGGCGCGCGATCGGCGCGCCCGTAAATCATATCTGGGTTCTGAGCGCCGGGGCGACAAGGGTCGCCGCATCGGGGTTCAGGCGGCCGATCTCATAGTTGAGGAAGGAGGCGAAGGCCAGCCACGCCAGATAGGGCAGCAACAGCACCCCGGCGAAACGGCGAATACGCCAGAAAAGCGCGGTCGTTACGGCGACCAGCACGAAAATGATGAGGATCAGCGCCAGCGCGCTGCCGACCTGATGCGCGCGAAAGAAAAGTGGCGACCAGCAGAGGTTGAGCAGCAACTGGGCCAGGAACAGGGCGATCGCCCCGCCCCGCCCCTTCGCGCCGCGGGCGTGCAGCACGATCGCGAAAGCCAGCGCCATCATGACGTAGAGGATGGTCCAGGCGACGCCGAACGCCCAGCCCGGCGGCATCAGCGCGGGCTTTTCCAGCGCATCGAACCAGCGATTGCCATAGCCGCTATTGGCGAGACGCCCCGACAGGAACCCCAGAAAAACGATCGCAGGCACCGTGACCAGCGCCCAGCGTAGATAGGCAAGACGCAACTGACCGGGGGACGCAATCTCGTTCATCGGCAACGCAGCTCCAGAAAGCCTGTCATTCGGCGGGATCGGGCGAATCCTTGAGCACCGAATCCAGCTTGCGGCCAACGGTTTGCGGAGAAACTGTCCGCTTGGCAACGCGGGAATAGAAGATCGGGATCAGGAACAGCGTGATAAGCGTCGCCAGGCTGACGCCGAACACCACGACCGTGCCGATCGAATGGCGTGCCGCCGCCCCCGCCCCGCCGCGAATGACCAGCGGCACCGCCCCGATCACGGTCGCGATGGAGGTCATCAGGATCGGCCGCAGGCGGCGCTTGGCGGCTTCGCGGATCGCCTCGGCTATCTCCAGCCCTTCGTCGCGCAACTGGTTGGCGAACTCGACGATCAGGATGCCGTTCTTGGCCGCCAGACCCACCAGCATGACGATGCCGATCTGGCTGTAGAGGTTGATCGACCCGCCAGTGATCGCCAGCCCCAGCGCGCCGCCCGCCACCGCCAGCGGCACGGTGGCGATGATGACGCCGGGATGGATGAAGCTTTCGAACTGGGCGGCGAGCAGCAGATAGACGATCAGGATGGTGAGACCGAAGACCAGCCAGATCGACCCGCCGGTTTCGCGCAGCGACTGGCTCTCGCCGCGATAGCCGATGGCCAGCACTTCGGGCGACTGGCGCGCCTGATCCTCCAGAAAGGCAAGGCCCTGACCCAGCGACGTGCCCGGCGCCAGCGCGGCGGTCAGGGTGATGGCGCGCAGCTTGTTGTAGCGATTGAGCTGGCGCGGCCCGGCGACTTCCCGCACGGTGACCAGCGCGGACAATGGCACCAGCGCGCCGGTGCGCGAACGGACATTGATCCGCTCCAGATCCGCCACAGTCCGGCGGCCATCCTCCTCCGCCTGCACGAGTACGCGATATTCCTCGCCGCGATCGACATAGGTGCCGACGCGGCGCGAACCGAGCAGGCTCTGCAACGCCTGGCTGACGTCGTTGACCGATACGCCCAGATCGCCCGCACGGGCCAGATTGGCCTCGATCCGCATCTGCGGCTTGGTTTCCTTATAATCGCTGTCGACGTTGATGAGACCGGGATAGTCGGCGGCTGCCGCCATGATCCGGTCGCGCGCGGCGACCAGCCCTTCATAGGTGGAACCCGCCAGCACGATATTGACCGGGAGGCCGCGACCGCGCCCCAGTCCCGATCGCGGCGCCGCATTGCCGCGCACGCCGGGCTGATCGGCGATCACCCTGTTGACGATGGTCGCGACTTCGGCCGTGGTGATGGTGCGATCTTCCCATGGCCGCAGGAAGGCGATGACGTTGCCGCCGTTGAAATCGTCTGTCGAACCGAAACCGGCCGGTGTGCGGATCACCAGATTCTGGAGCGTTCCATCCTTGCGCAGGAAGGCGAGGTCGTCCTCGATCTTCTTCATATAGGCCATCATCCGGGCAAAGCCGGTGCCTTCGGGCGCGCTGATCTGCGCTTCGACCACGCCTGTGTCTTCGGCAGGGGCCAGTTCGCTCGGCAGGCGGGTGAAGAAGAAGCCGGCGACGCCCAGGAACAGCAGCACGCCCAGCAGCGGCAACAGCGGCTTCCTGATCGCGCCGTCCAGCCAGCGGGCATAGCCATGTTCCAGTCGCTGGAAACGATCGTCGATCCAGCGCGCCATTCGACCGCGCTCGGCGGTCTTGAGCAGCTTGGAGCAGAGCATCGGCGCGAGGCTCAGGGAGATGAACCCGGAAAAGGCGATCGCCGCGATCATCGCAATAGCGAGTTCGCGGAACAGCAGGCCGGTCTGGCCGGCCAGAAACATGACGGGCACGAAAACCGCGCACACGACGAGCGTGGTCGAGATGATGGCGAAGCCGACCTGCCGCGTGCCGAGATAGGCGGCGACCAGCGGATCTTCCCCCTGTTCGATGCGGTGATAGACATTTTCCAGCACGACGATGGCGTCGTCGACCACCAGGCCGATGGCGAGCACGAAGGCGAGCAGGGTCAGCAGGTTGATCGACAGGCCCAGCAGCCACATTACCGCGCAGGTCGCGAGCAGGCAGATCGGCACGGTAACGGCGGGCACGATCGTCGCACGCACCGACCCCAGGAACAGGAAGATGACGAGGATGACCAGCAAGGCCGCCTCGATCAGCGTGTCATAGACATTGGCGATGGCGCGCTCGATGAACAGGGATTCGTCGGTGCCGATGGCGACACGCATCCCCTGCGGCAGGGTAGGCTGCAATTCCTTGATCAGCGCCTTGGCCTTTTGCGCGACCTCCAGCGTGTTCGCGCCCGACTGGCGGATGATGCCAAGGCCGATCGCGGTCCCCTGATTGGAACGGAAACTGCTATAGGGGTTTTCCGCGCCTTCCTCGATCCGGGCGACGTCGCCCAGCTTCACCTGATAGCCGTCCGTGCCGCGGCCGACGACGAGCTGCGCGAACTGGTCCGGCGTGGCGAAGGGGCGTTCGACGCGCAGGGTCTGGTTCTGGTCCTGCGATTCGAACCTGCCGGCGGGCAGTTCGACATTCTGGCTGCGCAGCGCGGCTTCGACATCGGCCGGAGTCAGGCCGAAGGCCGCCAGCTTTTCGGCGTTGAACCAGATGCGGGTCGAGGGCCTCGCCTCGCCGCCGATGGTGACGCGCGCGACGCCATCGATGGCGGAAAAGCGGTCGGCAACGTTGCGATCGAGATAGTCGCTGATCTGGATCGACGACCAACCGGGACGGGAAAAGGCGAGGAACAGGATGGAGCGGGCGTCGGAATCGACCTTGCGGATTTCAGGCGCCAGCGCATCTTCCGGCAAATCCTCCACCACCGACCCCACCCGGTCGCGCACGTCATTGGCGGCGCTGTCGATATCGCGCGACGGATCGAATTCGATATTGATGTCCGACCGACCGTCCTGCGACGTCGACGTGATGGTCTGGATGCCCTGCACCCCCGCCACGCCATCTTCGATCAGCTGGGTGATACGGGTTTCCACTACCGACGCGGCGGCGCCGGTATAGGTAGTTTCGACCGATACGATCGGCGGGTCGGTATCGGGATATTCGCGCACCGACAGGCTGAGATAGCCGACGATGCCGATGATGCACAGCAGCACCGCGACGACCGCGGCAAAGACCGGGCGGCGGACCGAAAGATCGGATAGCTGCATCAGCGGGCGCCCTTGCCGGGACCATCCTTGGACTTATCGCCGGGCAGGCGCGCGGTGACGCCGTCGGTCAGCTTGACCACGCCTTCGGTCACGATCTTCTGGCCTGGCTTCAAGCCGTCCAGTATCTCGACCCGACCATTCTGACGAATGCCGGTGCTTACTTTGGTCCGTTTGGCGGTGCGGTCCTCGATCACGAAGACGAAACGCTCGTCGCCGTCGCCCACCACCGACAGTTCAGGCACCGACAGCGACTGGCGCTGGCGCGCGAGCACGCTCACGGTCAGCAACATGCCGGGCTTCAGCGCCTTGTCGGGATTGGGCAGGATCGCCCGCACCTTCACCGCGCGAGTGGCAGGGTCGATGACGGGATCGATGGTGGCGATGGCGCCGTTGAACGGCCGGTCGGGCCAGGCCGCGGACACCGCCTTGATCGTCATGCCTTCGCGGATCATCGCCAACCGGGTTTCGGGAATGGTGAAATCCAGCTTGATGCGGCTGATGTCGCTGACGGTGGCAATGGCGGTCCCGGCCGTCACGATCGCGCCGGGCGATACGGTGCGCAGGGACACCCAGCCGGAGAAGGGCGCACGGATCACCCGGTCGCCGATCGAGGCGCGGGCCAGCTGTGCATTGGCGCGGGCGGCATTGGATAGCGCAACCTGCTGCTCCAGCGTCGCGCCGGTGGCGAAGCCGCGCGCTTTGAGCGCCTGGATGCGCTGGAGTTGCTGACTCGCTTGCAGCGCAGTCGCCTCGGCCGACGCAAGTTCCGCCCGTTCCTGCCCTACCGCCAGCCGGGCGATCACCTGACCCTTGGCCACATAGCCGCCATCAGAGAAGTTGATCGCCTCGATCCGCTCGGTCACCGGCGCGGACAGCACCACCTGTTCATTGGCGAGCGCGGTGCCGACCGCCTCCAGATTGTCGGTGAAGGCGGTGGGCGCGATGGACTGCACCTCCACCAGCGGGACGGCGCGCGGCTTCTTTTCCTTTTCTCCGCCACAGGCGGCAAGGGACAGGGCAAGCAGAAGGACCGGGAGAATAGGACGCATGATGGAAGAGTAACTAGCCTTTGCTGACGGCACAATTGGACTTGGTCCGCACCTTATGACGGTAGAGTTGGGAACGAACATACGTCCATTATCCACCAAGCCGCGCGTAGAGAAGAAATTCGACATTGCCCTGCGGCCCGGTAATCGGGCTTTGCGTCAGGCCCGCGACAGTCCAGCCCTGCGACACGGCCCAGTCCTGCACTTCGGCGCAGACCCGGTCGTGGACGGCGGGATCGCGGATCACGCCATTCTTGCCCACTTCCTCCCGCCGCGCTTCGAACTGCGGCTTGATGAGGGCGACCATCTGCGCGCCGGGTTTCGCAAAGCCGATCGGCTTTTCCAGCACCTTGGCCAGGCTGATGAAGCTGGCATCGCAGACGATGATGTCCACCGGTTCGGGGATATGCGCGTCGGTCAGGATGCGGGCGCTGGTCTGTTCGTGAACGACGACGCGATCGTCGGAGCGGATCTTCCAGGCGAGCTGGTTGGTACCGCTGTCGACCGCATAGACCTTCGCCGCCCCCTTGGTCAGCAATACGTCGGTAAAGCCGCCGGTCGAGGAGCCGACGTCGATGGCGACGAAGCCGGTGACGTCGATGGCAAACTCCTCCAGGGCGTGAGCCAGCTTGATGCCGCCGCGCGACACCCAGGGATGGTCGCGACCGCGTACGTCCAGTTCCGTGCCTTCGGGCACCTGCTGCCCGGCCTTATCGACCTTGCGGTCGCCCAGGAAGACGAGGCCGGCCAGGATCAGCGCCTGCGCGCGCGCGCGACTTTCGGCAAGGCCGCTGTCGACGAGCAGCTGGTCGGCACGCACCTTGGCCATCAGCGCACCAGTCCGGCAAGAGTGGCGGGGGTGAGGAGTTGCGGCAGGGTCTGCGCTTCCTTGCCCGGCGCGTAGAAGAGATAGAGCGGGACGCCCGACCGGCCCTGCGCTTCGAGGAAGCGGGTGATGGCGGGATCGGCATTGGTCCAGTCGCCGACCATGACGGTGACGCCGGCCCTGTCAAAGGCGGCGCGGGTTTCGGCGCGGTCGATGGCGGCGGCCTCATTCGCCTTGCAGGTCAGGCACCAGTCGGCGGTAAAATAGAGGAAGACCGGCTTGTTCGCGGCGCGCAGTTCAGCGAGTTTTGCGACATCGAAATGGACAGTTGAATCGCCTTTTTCGATAGCCGTCGGCGCGCTGGTCGGGAGCGCGTAAGCGGCGCCTGCGAGCAGCGCCAACCCGGCAAGCGCCGCGATCCAGCCGCCGCCCTTGCCCAGGCGCTGGCGACCCCCCAGCCACCAGAGCAGCAGCGCCAGCAGCAGCGCCGCGCCCAGCCCGATCGTCATGCCCGACACGCCGCGCTGCTGGCCGAGCAGCCAGGCGAGGCCGAGCGCGGTCAGGAACATCGGGATGGCGAGGATCTTCTGGAAACGGCCCATCCAGCCGCCGGGCTTCGGCAATCCTTTGCGAAGCGCTGGAATATAAGCGAGCAGCAGAAAGGGCAGCGCCAGCCCCAGCCCCAGCCCGGCGAATATCGCCAGCGCAGCCGCCAGGGGCAGCAGCAGCGCCGCGCCCATCGCCGCCGCCATGAACGGTCCGGTGCAAGGTGTCGCGACGAAGGCGACCAGCGCCCCGGTCCAGAAGGAGCCGACAACACCGCCCTTGCCCGCCAGTGCCTCGCCGCCGCCATAGGCACTGAGATCGAAGAGCCCCGCGAGATTGAAGGCAATACCGGTCACCAGCAGCAGCAGCGCCAATATGATGCGCGGGTCTTGCAACTGGAACGCCCAGCCGACCGCCCCGCCCGCTGCGCGCAACAGCAGCAGCGCGCCGCCCAGCGCCAGACAGGTCAGGATGACCCCCAGCGTATAAGCCAGAGCCTCGCGCCGGACGGTGCGCTCGTCACCACCCGCTTTCGCCAGCTTCATCGCCTTAAGGCCCAGGATCGGGAAGACGCATGGCATGATGTTGAGCAGCAGCCCGCCCAGCAGCGCGCCCCCCAGCGCGGCGAGGATCGCGCGTCCTTGCCCGCCGCCGGATGCACCGGCGACCTGTCCGGGTTTCGCCGTCAGCAGGAAACCGACATGGTCGCCGGTCCGCAATACCGCCTGAACCGTGCCGCCCTTGCCACCCTCGGCCGCGTCCGTCTCGATCAGCAGCCTGTCGCCCTCCCGCGTTACCGTTTGCGACGCGGCGTAGCGGGCCAGCCCCTCGGCCAGCGGAAAGAGGTGGATGTCGCTGGCCTGCGCGCTGGCCGGAAACGGCACCGACAGGCGCAGCTTGCCGTCCTGTACCGCATAGCTTGCTTCCGAACCCAGCGGCCGGGGCAGATGGGTCCGCCATCCATCGAAGCGGGTCCGATCGGCCGCCGACACGGTGCCGTCGCCTACGACCAGATCCAGCGTCAGATCGCCGCTTTCGGGCACGCAGACCTTGTCGGTGCAAGCTAGCCATTGCGCCTTCGCCCGCACCGGCAGGCGGGTGCCGGGCGCAAGGCCCGCTGCGACCTTCAGCGTCGCCAGCACGCCATAGGGGCCTTCATAGACATGGTTCATCAGGCCGGAGATCAGCAGCGTTTCCGGCACCGGATAGCGCAGCGTGCCGACGGTGACGCCGGCGGGCAGGGTCCAGTCGACGGTCATGCCCAGACCCGCATCGCCGGGATTTTCCCAATAGCCGTGCCAGCCCTTTTCCGGCGTCATGGCGAAGGCGATGGTCGTGCCCTCGCCGGCCTTGGGCGCAACGCTTTCCGCCGCCAGCGTGGCGGCGATATGCGCCGGCCCGCCGCCGAACGCGCCTTGCGCCTGTGCCGCGGGCACCTGCGCGACGGACAGGCCTGCCAGCAGGGCAAACGTCATGAATATGACTTGAAAAATGCGCATCGGGCCTCTGGTCGGGTGGATGCAAGGGGGCTAGGTCGCTCCCTATCCGCCGTCAAGGCATGAGAAGGTCAGAGAATATGTTGAAACGAGTCGCTGCCGCCCTGTTGCTCGCCACCGCCCTGGCCCCCGTCGCGCCGGTCGTGGCGCAAAGCCCTGCTCCGGCCGCCGCAGCAACCATGCCTACGATCCCTCCAAAGCTGATCGTCGCGATCAGCGTGGACCAATTCTCCGCCGACCTGTTCAGCGAATATCGCCAATATTATAGCGGCGGCCTCAAGCGCCTGACGAGCGAGGGCGCGGTGTTCCCGCGCGGCTATCAAAGCCATGCCGCGACCGAAACCTGCCCCGGCCACTCCACCATCCTGACCGGCAGCCGCCCGTCGCGCACCGGCATCATCGCCAACAACTGGTTCGACCTCAGCACCCAGCGCGAGGACAAGAATGTCTATTGCGCCGAGGACGAGACGCAGCCCGGCAGCAGCAGCGACAAATATGAAGCCTCCCCCCTGCATCTGAAGGTGCCGACGCTGGGGGGCCGGATGAAGATCGCCAACCCCGCCACCCGCGTCGTGTCGGTCGCGGGGAAGGATCGCGCGGCGATCATGATGGGCGGCGCGACCGCCGACCAGGTGTGGTGGCTGGGCGGGCCGCAGGGCTATGTCAGCTATAAGGGGATCGCCACCCCGCCGCTGGTGGCCAAGGTCAACGCGGCGATGGCGCAGCGGCTGGCCCAGCCCAATCCGGGCTTCGAACTGCCGCCCCAGTGCGTGTCGAAGGATTTCCCGGTGCAGGCGGGCGACAGGACCGTCGGCACCGGCCGCTTCGCGCGCGCGGCGGGCGATTATAAGAGCTTCCGCATTTCGCCGGAGCAGGATGCGATGACGCTGGCCTTCGCCGCGGCGGCGATCGAGACTATGGCGCTGGGCAAGCAGGCGCAGACCGACATCATCTCGATCGGCCTGTCGGCGACCGACTATGTCGGCCACACTTACGGCACCGAAGGCACCGAAAGCTGCATCCAGGTCGACCGGCTCGACCATGAACTGGGCGCCTTCTTCGATCGGCTGGACAAGGACGGCATCGACTATGTCGTGGTGCTGACCGCCGATCATGGCGGCCACGACCTGCCAGAGCGTCACCGCCTCAACGCCATGCCGATGGAACAGCGCGTCGACATGGCGCTGACGCCCAAGGCGCTGAACGCCGCCATTGCCGACAAGGCGGGCCTGCCCGGCAAGAAGGTGCTCTGGGGCGACGGCCCGTCAGGCGACCTCTATTTCGACAAGGGGCTGACCGCCGCCCAGCGCGCGCGCGTCGAGGCCGAAGCGCTCAAGCTGCTGCGCGCCCATCCCCAGGTCCAGACCGTCTTCACCAAGGCACAGATCGCCGCCACCCCTTCCCCGTCCGGCCCGCCGGAAAGCTGGAGCCTGATCCAGGAAGCGCGCGCCAGCTTCTATGCGGAGCGGTCGGGCGACCTGCTGCTGCTGCTGAAACCCCGCGTCATGTCGATCCCGGAGCAGGCGACCATGGGCGCGGTCGCGACCCATGGTTCGCCCTGGGATACGGACCGCCGCGTGCCGATCCTGTTCTGGCGCAAGGGGATGCAGCATTTCGAACAGCCGCTGGGGGTGGAGACGGTGGATATCCTCCCCAGCCTCGCCGCGCTGATCCATCTGCCGGTGGCGAAGAGCGAGATTGACGGACGTTGCCTGGATCTGATTGCGGGAGACGGGGATAGCTGCGCGGGGCAATAAGCAAACGAATGTTGGCTAGATATTCTCGCCCACCCCGTCCGTGCTTTCCAGCATGGCGTGGACGCGGTGCGGGGCGGAGACTTCGACCCGGCTGGTCACCTCATAGTGCGCCTTGGCCTGGCGCACATGGCTGTCGGCCGGCACGCTGTCGGTCAGCCAGACATTGCCGCCGATGACGGAACGGCTGCCGACGATGATCCGGCCCAGGATCGTCGCCCCGGCATAGACGACCACATCATCCTCGATGATCGGATGGCGCGGCAACGCCTTTTCCAGCGCGCCCTTCCCGTCCGCCGGAAAGCTGCGCGCACCCAGCGTCACGCCCTGATAGAGGCGCACCCGATCGCCCACGATCGCGGTTTCGCCGATCACGACGCCGGTGCCGTGATCGATGAAGAAGGACTGGCCGATGGTCGCGCCGGGATGGATGTCGATCCCGGTCTTGCCATGGGCGATTTCCGACATGATGCGCGCCACCAGCGGCGCGCCCAGTCGATGCAGGCGATGCGCCAGCCGATGATGGATGATCGCCAGCATGGACGGATAGCAGATCAGCACCTCGTCCACGCTGCGCGCGGCGGGATCGCCCAGGAAGGCGGCATCGACATCGGTGTCGAGCAGCACGCGCAGCGTCGGGAGGCTCTGGGCGAAGGCCGCGATGATGCGCGCCGCTTCGCGATCGACCGCTTCCGCCGGCTCGTCCTTCAGCGCGTAGATGAGTTCGAGCCGGATCTGGCCGTAGAGGCGGCTGAGCACCGTCTGCAGCGTTTCGGCGACATAGGCGTCCTCATTATGCAGACGCACGAAGCTCGGGCCGAGGCGCAGGGGGAACAGCGCGCCGCATAGCGACTGCATGATCCTGGTGAGATTATCGCGCGACGGGAAGCCTTCGGCGCCATATTCGGCATGATGCTGCTGCGCCTGCCGCCACCGGCTGCGCGCGGCGCCCAGTTCCGCCGTCAGCGCCGCAATGTCCCAATAGCCTTCGACGATCCGATCATCGTCCTGTCCGTCTGCCATCATATCCGCCTCATGCGCCTGTTGCCGCGGGCATAGCGTGGTCGCGGGCGCAGCGATAAACGAGTTTTGCTTGGGGTCGGACAGATTCTCTTTTAGCTGCGCACCAATGACCTGGGCAGGTGCAGGCAGATTTCGGCGCGCAGGCCGCCTTCGGGCCGGTTGGCAAGCGTCAGTTGTCCACCTTCGGCCCGTACCGCCTTTTCGACGATGGCGAGGCCCAGGCCGAGGCCGCGGGTATTGCGCTGGCGCGCATCGTCGAGCCGGGCGAAGGGCCGCAGCACCTCCTCCAGTCGTTCGCGCGGGATGCCGGGACCGTCATCATCGACTCGGATCAATATCTCGGTCCCGACCCGCTCCAGCGAAACGCGGGCGCGTTCGCCATAGTGGAGCGCATTCTCGATCAGATTGCGCACCGCCCTGCGCAGCGACAGGGCGCGCACCGCCATTTCCAGATGATCCGGTCCTTCATAGGCCACATCGTCGCCATGGTCCTGAAAGGCATCGACGATGGTGGCGATGGTGACCGCGACATCGGTGCGCACGGGCGGCTCAGGGTCTTTCTCGCCACCCAGGAATGCAAGCAGCGATTCCAGCATCGCCCCCATTTCCTCCAGGTCGCCGGCCATCGCCTGCTGGATGTCACCGTCCTTCACCCCCTCCAGCCGC
Encoded proteins:
- a CDS encoding accessory factor UbiK family protein, whose translation is MQSENRFFDDLAKLVNGAAGTVAGMGREFETNARERAKEWIGGMEFVSREEFDAVKAMAAAAREEVELLKARLDALEGKAGEPVTKTVKAAKPKPKGAD
- a CDS encoding TspO/MBR family protein, whose product is MNEIASPGQLRLAYLRWALVTVPAIVFLGFLSGRLANSGYGNRWFDALEKPALMPPGWAFGVAWTILYVMMALAFAIVLHARGAKGRGGAIALFLAQLLLNLCWSPLFFRAHQVGSALALILIIFVLVAVTTALFWRIRRFAGVLLLPYLAWLAFASFLNYEIGRLNPDAATLVAPALRTQI
- a CDS encoding efflux RND transporter permease subunit; translation: MQLSDLSVRRPVFAAVVAVLLCIIGIVGYLSLSVREYPDTDPPIVSVETTYTGAAASVVETRITQLIEDGVAGVQGIQTITSTSQDGRSDINIEFDPSRDIDSAANDVRDRVGSVVEDLPEDALAPEIRKVDSDARSILFLAFSRPGWSSIQISDYLDRNVADRFSAIDGVARVTIGGEARPSTRIWFNAEKLAAFGLTPADVEAALRSQNVELPAGRFESQDQNQTLRVERPFATPDQFAQLVVGRGTDGYQVKLGDVARIEEGAENPYSSFRSNQGTAIGLGIIRQSGANTLEVAQKAKALIKELQPTLPQGMRVAIGTDESLFIERAIANVYDTLIEAALLVILVIFLFLGSVRATIVPAVTVPICLLATCAVMWLLGLSINLLTLLAFVLAIGLVVDDAIVVLENVYHRIEQGEDPLVAAYLGTRQVGFAIISTTLVVCAVFVPVMFLAGQTGLLFRELAIAMIAAIAFSGFISLSLAPMLCSKLLKTAERGRMARWIDDRFQRLEHGYARWLDGAIRKPLLPLLGVLLFLGVAGFFFTRLPSELAPAEDTGVVEAQISAPEGTGFARMMAYMKKIEDDLAFLRKDGTLQNLVIRTPAGFGSTDDFNGGNVIAFLRPWEDRTITTAEVATIVNRVIADQPGVRGNAAPRSGLGRGRGLPVNIVLAGSTYEGLVAARDRIMAAAADYPGLINVDSDYKETKPQMRIEANLARAGDLGVSVNDVSQALQSLLGSRRVGTYVDRGEEYRVLVQAEEDGRRTVADLERINVRSRTGALVPLSALVTVREVAGPRQLNRYNKLRAITLTAALAPGTSLGQGLAFLEDQARQSPEVLAIGYRGESQSLRETGGSIWLVFGLTILIVYLLLAAQFESFIHPGVIIATVPLAVAGGALGLAITGGSINLYSQIGIVMLVGLAAKNGILIVEFANQLRDEGLEIAEAIREAAKRRLRPILMTSIATVIGAVPLVIRGGAGAAARHSIGTVVVFGVSLATLITLFLIPIFYSRVAKRTVSPQTVGRKLDSVLKDSPDPAE
- a CDS encoding efflux RND transporter periplasmic adaptor subunit; translated protein: MRPILPVLLLALSLAACGGEKEKKPRAVPLVEVQSIAPTAFTDNLEAVGTALANEQVVLSAPVTERIEAINFSDGGYVAKGQVIARLAVGQERAELASAEATALQASQQLQRIQALKARGFATGATLEQQVALSNAARANAQLARASIGDRVIRAPFSGWVSLRTVSPGAIVTAGTAIATVSDISRIKLDFTIPETRLAMIREGMTIKAVSAAWPDRPFNGAIATIDPVIDPATRAVKVRAILPNPDKALKPGMLLTVSVLARQRQSLSVPELSVVGDGDERFVFVIEDRTAKRTKVSTGIRQNGRVEILDGLKPGQKIVTEGVVKLTDGVTARLPGDKSKDGPGKGAR
- a CDS encoding TlyA family RNA methyltransferase, coding for MAKVRADQLLVDSGLAESRARAQALILAGLVFLGDRKVDKAGQQVPEGTELDVRGRDHPWVSRGGIKLAHALEEFAIDVTGFVAIDVGSSTGGFTDVLLTKGAAKVYAVDSGTNQLAWKIRSDDRVVVHEQTSARILTDAHIPEPVDIIVCDASFISLAKVLEKPIGFAKPGAQMVALIKPQFEARREEVGKNGVIRDPAVHDRVCAEVQDWAVSQGWTVAGLTQSPITGPQGNVEFLLYARLGG
- a CDS encoding protein-disulfide reductase DsbD family protein; the protein is MRIFQVIFMTFALLAGLSVAQVPAAQAQGAFGGGPAHIAATLAAESVAPKAGEGTTIAFAMTPEKGWHGYWENPGDAGLGMTVDWTLPAGVTVGTLRYPVPETLLISGLMNHVYEGPYGVLATLKVAAGLAPGTRLPVRAKAQWLACTDKVCVPESGDLTLDLVVGDGTVSAADRTRFDGWRTHLPRPLGSEASYAVQDGKLRLSVPFPASAQASDIHLFPLAEGLARYAASQTVTREGDRLLIETDAAEGGKGGTVQAVLRTGDHVGFLLTAKPGQVAGASGGGQGRAILAALGGALLGGLLLNIMPCVFPILGLKAMKLAKAGGDERTVRREALAYTLGVILTCLALGGALLLLRAAGGAVGWAFQLQDPRIILALLLLVTGIAFNLAGLFDLSAYGGGEALAGKGGVVGSFWTGALVAFVATPCTGPFMAAAMGAALLLPLAAALAIFAGLGLGLALPFLLLAYIPALRKGLPKPGGWMGRFQKILAIPMFLTALGLAWLLGQQRGVSGMTIGLGAALLLALLLWWLGGRQRLGKGGGWIAALAGLALLAGAAYALPTSAPTAIEKGDSTVHFDVAKLAELRAANKPVFLYFTADWCLTCKANEAAAIDRAETRAAFDRAGVTVMVGDWTNADPAITRFLEAQGRSGVPLYLFYAPGKEAQTLPQLLTPATLAGLVR
- a CDS encoding alkaline phosphatase family protein; the encoded protein is MLKRVAAALLLATALAPVAPVVAQSPAPAAAATMPTIPPKLIVAISVDQFSADLFSEYRQYYSGGLKRLTSEGAVFPRGYQSHAATETCPGHSTILTGSRPSRTGIIANNWFDLSTQREDKNVYCAEDETQPGSSSDKYEASPLHLKVPTLGGRMKIANPATRVVSVAGKDRAAIMMGGATADQVWWLGGPQGYVSYKGIATPPLVAKVNAAMAQRLAQPNPGFELPPQCVSKDFPVQAGDRTVGTGRFARAAGDYKSFRISPEQDAMTLAFAAAAIETMALGKQAQTDIISIGLSATDYVGHTYGTEGTESCIQVDRLDHELGAFFDRLDKDGIDYVVVLTADHGGHDLPERHRLNAMPMEQRVDMALTPKALNAAIADKAGLPGKKVLWGDGPSGDLYFDKGLTAAQRARVEAEALKLLRAHPQVQTVFTKAQIAATPSPSGPPESWSLIQEARASFYAERSGDLLLLLKPRVMSIPEQATMGAVATHGSPWDTDRRVPILFWRKGMQHFEQPLGVETVDILPSLAALIHLPVAKSEIDGRCLDLIAGDGDSCAGQ
- the epsC gene encoding serine O-acetyltransferase EpsC, with protein sequence MADGQDDDRIVEGYWDIAALTAELGAARSRWRQAQQHHAEYGAEGFPSRDNLTRIMQSLCGALFPLRLGPSFVRLHNEDAYVAETLQTVLSRLYGQIRLELIYALKDEPAEAVDREAARIIAAFAQSLPTLRVLLDTDVDAAFLGDPAARSVDEVLICYPSMLAIIHHRLAHRLHRLGAPLVARIMSEIAHGKTGIDIHPGATIGQSFFIDHGTGVVIGETAIVGDRVRLYQGVTLGARSFPADGKGALEKALPRHPIIEDDVVVYAGATILGRIIVGSRSVIGGNVWLTDSVPADSHVRQAKAHYEVTSRVEVSAPHRVHAMLESTDGVGENI